CAACTACTCGGTGGCCGAGATCCTTTTTCTGGCGTTTGAAAGGACCAAAACCGCGCTGCTCCTCAGTGAAAACAACGATTACGATGCTTTCCAGATCAAAAAGAAAATCTTCTACTCGAAGATTCAGATCCTGGAGAGCCGTTCGACCTTCAGCGACTCTTTTTATTATGACGACGAGTTTATCAAGAATGTTGCGCTACTGAAGCAGCAGTACCGCACGTTGGACAATCTTTCCGCCGGCTTGCTGGTGGGACAGAAAAACAAGACGGACATTCTCGCTTATATGGATGATATCGAGGGCACGTTGGTCGATATCCAGGAAATTATTTATCGAATACAGATTAAAAACTTTACCGAAGTGAAAGGCATCATCCAGGACAACTCAAGTAAAGCCGAGATGTTCGCCATCTTTTCGCTGATTTTGGTGTTCCTGATGATGTTCCTGGTGCTGAGAAATGCCTTCTCGTTAAAAGAGATCATCAAGAATAAGAACATCTTTATCTCTTCCATCTACCACGAGATCGCCGGCTCGACTCAGGCCATCGTCATCGCCGCGGATATCATGGAGCACGAGCTGGCCCAGGAAGAGTTGAAAAAAGAAGCCCGCCTGATCTCCTATCACGGCAATAAAATCGCCGAACAAACGCGCGAGGTGATGGATTATTCACGGCTTGAGATGGGGGAGGTCAAAGTCAATATTTCCACCTTCCGGTTGAATGAGCTGGTGGACGATGCGATAACCGGCATTGGCGCGGGGCGCGGCAATCGCCTCGTAATTCACCGTTCGTCTTATGCCGGCCTGATTTGCTCTGATAAATACAAGCTCTATCGAATATTGGCCAACCTGCTCAGCAACGCGGACAAATTTACCCACCGGGGAGTGGTTGCCCTCAATGTGAAGCTGTGCCACGGCAATCTGTATTTGCGGGTAAAAGACACCGGTGTCGGGTTTAACGTCGATAACCTGGATCGGTTATACAAGGCGTTCAATCAGGGAGTAGAAAGGGAAACCCGGCAGGGATTGGGACTGGGGCTGACCATTATCAAAAATTATGTCACGACGATGAAAGGCGCCATCAAAGTCAAATCTGCCGAAGGGGTGGGCTCATCGTTTTTGATCCGCATCCCGGTCAAATTAATTAAAGAATAGGTTCGACAGCAGCAGCGAGGAGATAATCAGCGGCTTGGTCGGTTTTTCTACCAGGTGCACGTCATAGTGCAGGATCATATCGCCGATGTTTTTCTCATAATGATTCAGCTGGCCAGTCAGAATGATGATGCGTGCGTGCGGATCGAGGGTGTCTTTAATTTTCTTCACGACGCGTTCGGAGGTCTCGCCGAAGTCCAACAGCCAGTCCAGAATAAACGCCTCAAAGGACTGCTGTTCCAGCGCGGCCAACATGGCGTCCGCCGTTTGAAAGGTTTCGGCCTCGATGCCGTATCGGTTGGCGATCTTCTTCAACAACTCGAGGATATCGCCGTCATTGTCCAGGATCGCGATACGCGGGGCCGGCAGAAAGTCTATCTTGTTGACTTTATACAGCGGGGCATCGGTGGCATGTTCCCCATTGGTATTGATGATGAAAAGATCGTCTTTTTTGTAGGCGAAGGTTTCGTCGTTATCCGCCTGCGTGACGGGGCGCTCATCGACCTCAATGTTGCAGCGTTTGTGAATGCTGTTCATGATAAAGACGCCGTTATGCGTCCTTTGGCCGGCAAACGGCTCGTTGAAATACTGAAAAACCTTTTTGACTTCGTCGAGGGTGATGCCTCTTTTGCCATCCAGTTTCTGTTTGGCGCTGTTGTACTGAAGATCCAGTATGGTGGCCATCGTGGAGGCATGTTTTCTGTCGCCCACCCCTTTCAGAGTGAGCAGCGCGCTGATTGCATCGATGTAATTTGGCGTTTTCTTCATGACAACCTTGGCTTTTTGATGTTGACCGCGGGCGCTGAAAAACCTGCGTGAGGACCCGTGCTGGATTATAGATGAAGCCTCGGGCATTGCGGTGATATCAGTTTGATTTTCCTTGGTAAACTCAAAATACACTCGATATTAAATAAAAAAACACTCAAAAGACATTCACATTTCACCGTTTATATGGTTAATTAGCGCACATACTGTGTGATTCGCGTCCTGGGGGGGTGCCAGTCTCACAAAATAAACCGCCTGCTCTTGTCCGTAAGCAGGGAGCAGGCGGCAAAAAAGGTCCGCGGCCAACACCAGGGCCACTGATAGCACGGGGATAACCACTCGAACCTTTCTTCGTCACCGTGCCTTCTTTTTCCTCGCTCCCTGCTTTTCTGCTGTAACGGCACCCATGAATATCATCCCTGAACGCCGCTATGCCATCATCCTGCTATTGTCTTAGCCGGCAAGGCAACATACTCGTGCTCGTGTGCTCTTGTCGGAACAGGTTCGGTGTATACGCATTGCCGTGGCGGGGGCCCGGAGTCGCGTAAGAGAACCTCCGACGCGATCCGGGATGGGATAAGGCGGGGCTATCGAGAGGGTGACAGCCCCGGCCGGCGCCGGGTTTGGCGGTCGGCAAGGTCACTATAGCCGGCGGGCCTGCTGGCGCCAGCGCCGCCGTTCGGCAGTGCGCGGCCGTTCCCGCGTTTTCTTCACACGGCGGCAAACGTTGCGGCTTATTGCGCGCCGCGTCCCAGATAACCGTCCCAGTCTTTCCACACCGGCTGCAGCCCGGCGTTGCTGATGGCTTCGGCGACCTGCTGTGGCGTGCGGCCGTCGTGCGGCTCGAACTGTTCCAGCTCCGGCGGCACGTCGTCGGCGTAGCCGCCGGGCTGCGTTTTGGAGCCGGCGCTGACGCTGTTGATCGCCACCGGGATCATATGATCGCGGAAGTACGGCGACTCACGCGTAGACAGCGACAGCTCAACGTCCGGCGCGAACAGCCGGAAGGCGCAGATCAGCTGCACCAGCTGGGGCTCACTCATGATCGACGCCGGCTCAATGCCGCCGGCGCAGGGGCGCAGACGCGGGAACGAGATCGAGTAGCGGCTCTGCCAGTAGGTTTGCTGCAGGTAGAACAGATGTTCCGCCAGCAGGTAGCAGTCGGTGCGCCAGCTGTTGGACAGGCCAATCAACGCGCCGAGGCCGATCTTGTCGATCCCGGCGCGCCCAAGGCGATCCGGCGTGGCCAGGCGCCAATGGAAATCCTGCTTCTGGCCGCGCAGATGGTGCTGCAGGTAGGTGGCCGGATGGTAGGTTTCCTGATACACCAGCACGCCGTCCAGGCCCAGCGTTTTCAGTTCGGCGTACTCGTTCTGCGCCAGCGGCTGCACTTCCATCATCAGCGAGCTGAAGTGGCGCCGGATCGCCGGAATGTGCTGACGGAAATAGTCCATGCCGACCTTGGTCTGATGCTCGCCCGTGACCAGCAACAGGTGTTCGAATCCCAGCGCCTTGATGGCTTCGCACTCGCGTGCGATCTCCGCCGCATCCAGCGTTTTGCGCTTGATGCGGTTGCTCATCGAAAAGCCGCAGTAGGTGCAGTCGTTGGCGCACAGGTTAGAGAGGTACAGCGGCACATAGAAGCTGACGACGTTGCCGAAGCGCTGACGGGTCAGCTGCTGCGAGCGCTGCGCCAGCGGTTCCAGATACGGCGCGGCGGCGGGGGAGATCAGCGCCATAAAGTCGTCGCGCGTTAGCTTGTCGGCGTTCAACGCGCGTTCCACGTCGCGCGCGGTTTTGCCGTTGATGCGCAACGTAATGTCGTCCCAATCCAGCTGTTGCCAGCGGCTACTGAAGTCGTCGGCCATCACTGCGCCTCCTCTGGCTGGCTGAGGAAGGCGGTCAGCGGGCTGGAAGCGACTGCTC
The sequence above is drawn from the Serratia sp. FDAARGOS_506 genome and encodes:
- the thiH gene encoding 2-iminoacetate synthase ThiH, which gives rise to MADDFSSRWQQLDWDDITLRINGKTARDVERALNADKLTRDDFMALISPAAAPYLEPLAQRSQQLTRQRFGNVVSFYVPLYLSNLCANDCTYCGFSMSNRIKRKTLDAAEIARECEAIKALGFEHLLLVTGEHQTKVGMDYFRQHIPAIRRHFSSLMMEVQPLAQNEYAELKTLGLDGVLVYQETYHPATYLQHHLRGQKQDFHWRLATPDRLGRAGIDKIGLGALIGLSNSWRTDCYLLAEHLFYLQQTYWQSRYSISFPRLRPCAGGIEPASIMSEPQLVQLICAFRLFAPDVELSLSTRESPYFRDHMIPVAINSVSAGSKTQPGGYADDVPPELEQFEPHDGRTPQQVAEAISNAGLQPVWKDWDGYLGRGAQ
- a CDS encoding response regulator — its product is MATILDLQYNSAKQKLDGKRGITLDEVKKVFQYFNEPFAGQRTHNGVFIMNSIHKRCNIEVDERPVTQADNDETFAYKKDDLFIINTNGEHATDAPLYKVNKIDFLPAPRIAILDNDGDILELLKKIANRYGIEAETFQTADAMLAALEQQSFEAFILDWLLDFGETSERVVKKIKDTLDPHARIIILTGQLNHYEKNIGDMILHYDVHLVEKPTKPLIISSLLLSNLFFN
- a CDS encoding sensor histidine kinase KdpD → MSKKLIGALIALVAIFSLLILLIAINFGGVKERYKQIEPNLDNYSVAEILFLAFERTKTALLLSENNDYDAFQIKKKIFYSKIQILESRSTFSDSFYYDDEFIKNVALLKQQYRTLDNLSAGLLVGQKNKTDILAYMDDIEGTLVDIQEIIYRIQIKNFTEVKGIIQDNSSKAEMFAIFSLILVFLMMFLVLRNAFSLKEIIKNKNIFISSIYHEIAGSTQAIVIAADIMEHELAQEELKKEARLISYHGNKIAEQTREVMDYSRLEMGEVKVNISTFRLNELVDDAITGIGAGRGNRLVIHRSSYAGLICSDKYKLYRILANLLSNADKFTHRGVVALNVKLCHGNLYLRVKDTGVGFNVDNLDRLYKAFNQGVERETRQGLGLGLTIIKNYVTTMKGAIKVKSAEGVGSSFLIRIPVKLIKE